In the archaeon BMS3Bbin15 genome, one interval contains:
- the yknZ_1 gene encoding putative ABC transporter permease YknZ codes for MSLKSILGAIGSFFKVVEVVFLAIGSIALIVAGFGIMNTMLMSVLERTREIGVLKSIGARRIHIIQIFLAESALIGLFGGILGIIFGIIGSAGMNIIAKFALASLTKMPAEKVAELPAITQIPLWLILFALCFSVIISIAFGLYPAIKASKLSPVEALRYQ; via the coding sequence ATGAGCCTCAAGAGCATTCTCGGGGCTATTGGTTCATTCTTTAAGGTTGTAGAAGTTGTGTTTTTAGCCATAGGTTCAATAGCTCTAATTGTGGCAGGTTTTGGTATTATGAACACCATGCTCATGAGCGTGCTGGAGAGAACCAGAGAGATTGGAGTTCTAAAATCCATCGGAGCCAGAAGAATACATATCATCCAGATTTTTCTTGCAGAATCCGCACTTATAGGTTTATTCGGCGGGATTTTAGGGATAATATTTGGGATTATTGGTTCAGCAGGTATGAATATTATAGCAAAATTTGCTCTCGCCAGCCTGACAAAAATGCCAGCCGAGAAAGTTGCAGAACTTCCTGCCATAACCCAGATTCCACTGTGGCTTATTCTTTTTGCTCTATGCTTTTCAGTAATAATCAGTATAGCCTTTGGTCTTTATCCTGCTATAAAGGCATCAAAACTTAGCCCTGTAGAAGCTCTGAGGTATCAGTGA
- the trxA_7 gene encoding thioredoxin has product MNKLSLKSTIVIISLLFIFAGCLKGSSSSSPFPAHSNTGQELNNAMHSGKPTLVDFYATWCPVCKVQSPITTALKQKYSPDKVNILEIDVDQYPGLLSRYNPEGGIPTLVVFDKNGDIFKIDIGLTSKEELESQINEVLNR; this is encoded by the coding sequence ATGAACAAGCTGTCACTGAAGAGCACTATTGTCATTATTTCCCTGTTATTTATATTTGCTGGCTGTCTCAAAGGAAGTTCAAGTTCAAGCCCCTTTCCGGCCCACAGCAATACAGGGCAGGAACTCAATAATGCCATGCATTCTGGAAAGCCAACTCTGGTAGATTTTTATGCTACATGGTGTCCCGTATGTAAGGTACAGTCTCCAATAACAACAGCATTAAAGCAAAAATATTCACCTGATAAAGTAAATATTCTTGAGATTGATGTTGACCAGTACCCTGGACTTCTTTCACGTTATAATCCTGAGGGTGGTATTCCAACTCTTGTTGTCTTTGATAAAAATGGAGATATTTTCAAAATAGATATAGGTTTGACATCAAAAGAAGAGCTGGAAAGCCAGATTAACGAAGTCCTCAATAGATAA
- the cpdA gene encoding 3',5'-cyclic adenosine monophosphate phosphodiesterase CpdA — MKIVHISDLHTAGPNFIPEWGQKVIEIVNSIRADVLVVTGDLTDDGYAHEYDIAKKYLDRIKAKSTVIVPGNHDARNEGYMIFEEVFGTRFPYYEDESVVILGIDSTEPDIDDGHIGRENYAFMREKLSVDNRIKILTMHHHLIPIPGTGRERNIPVDSGDVLKLCNELGLNFVFSGHKHVSWVWRLENTYYITAGTATSQRLKGRSYPSFNIVDIEDKKLSIKEVNVMDETMKEILKIKLTPQ; from the coding sequence ATGAAAATAGTACATATTTCTGATTTGCATACTGCAGGTCCAAATTTCATTCCCGAATGGGGTCAGAAAGTTATTGAGATTGTAAATTCGATAAGGGCAGATGTCCTTGTGGTCACAGGCGACCTTACTGATGATGGCTATGCCCATGAATATGATATTGCGAAGAAATATCTCGATAGGATAAAAGCAAAGAGTACAGTAATAGTGCCAGGTAATCACGACGCAAGAAATGAGGGTTATATGATTTTTGAAGAGGTCTTTGGAACAAGATTTCCTTATTATGAGGATGAAAGTGTTGTGATTTTAGGAATAGACTCAACCGAGCCAGATATAGATGATGGACATATAGGAAGAGAAAATTATGCATTTATGAGGGAAAAATTATCAGTAGACAATAGGATAAAAATACTCACTATGCATCATCACCTTATACCTATCCCCGGTACCGGAAGGGAGAGGAACATACCTGTGGATTCTGGAGATGTTTTGAAACTTTGCAATGAACTTGGACTGAACTTTGTTTTTTCCGGACACAAGCATGTTTCATGGGTATGGCGACTGGAAAATACTTATTATATTACGGCCGGAACTGCTACATCCCAGAGACTTAAAGGCAGGTCTTATCCCTCATTCAATATAGTAGATATAGAGGATAAAAAATTGTCTATAAAAGAAGTAAATGTAATGGATGAGACAATGAAAGAAATACTGAAAATTAAGTTAACGCCGCAATAA
- the ttrB_3 gene encoding tetrathionate reductase subunit B precursor: MIEEDFKSREKHYVMVIDLKKCIGCHACTIACKVENRLQQALRTWVEEYEIGRFPEVSRYFLPRLCNQCENPLCTKVCPVKATYKRADGIVVIEKETCIGCGRCVKACPYKARYLDKNTEKADKCTFCNHRIDRGLLPACVESCVGHARLFGDINNTHSEVYKIIKGTRTQVLKEYLNTKPRVFYIGLVDTERWCNHAKKSSR, from the coding sequence ATGATTGAAGAGGACTTCAAAAGCAGGGAAAAACATTATGTGATGGTGATAGATTTAAAAAAGTGCATAGGCTGTCATGCCTGCACCATTGCCTGTAAGGTAGAAAACAGACTGCAACAGGCTCTTCGCACCTGGGTTGAGGAATATGAAATTGGAAGATTTCCTGAAGTTTCCCGTTATTTTTTACCCAGGCTGTGTAATCAGTGTGAAAATCCATTATGCACCAAGGTATGCCCTGTTAAAGCCACATACAAGCGGGCAGATGGAATTGTAGTTATAGAAAAGGAAACCTGTATAGGCTGCGGACGCTGTGTTAAAGCCTGTCCCTATAAAGCCAGATATCTAGACAAAAACACAGAAAAGGCAGATAAATGCACCTTCTGCAACCACCGTATAGATAGAGGGCTTCTTCCAGCCTGTGTGGAGTCATGTGTGGGCCATGCAAGACTATTTGGCGATATAAATAACACCCATAGCGAAGTTTATAAGATAATCAAAGGCACCAGAACACAGGTTTTAAAAGAGTACCTCAACACAAAGCCAAGGGTATTTTACATAGGACTTGTAGATACTGAAAGGTGGTGTAATCATGCAAAAAAAAGCTCAAGATAG